In the Pocillopora verrucosa isolate sample1 chromosome 4, ASM3666991v2, whole genome shotgun sequence genome, GGTCTATCCTAATACAAAAAGTGGACCATGTACCATCTATCCTGATGGCGAAGGAGGGTTGCAACCATATAACGTCACATGTAACATGACCGACAAGAACGAAATTGGCGTGACTGTCGTTAGTCACGACAGCGAGAGCAGGACGCTGGTGAACGGATATGAAGGAAAGGGATCTTATTCACGTGACATACACTACAAAGGAGTGACCGTTTCTCAGTTGGTGGGTCTCATCAACGTTTCTAAGCACTGTGAGCAGTTCATCAAGTACGAGTGCTTAGCTTCTACATTGAACGATGGCTTTTGGGTTTCACGTGATTCCGTGGAAATGAACTATTGGGGCGGAGCAACTCCTGATCCAGATAGTCCTATGAAGTGCGCGTGTGGAATGAATAACACCTGCGCAATTAAAGATACGGTTTGTAACTGTGGTACGAATGAAAACTGGCTGGAAGACAGTGGTCTTCTCACTGAAAAGACACATCTACCGGTTAAACAGCTGAGGTTTGGCGATACAGGTGGAAACACCGAGAAAGGCTACCATACCTTGGGAAAGTTAAAATGTTACGGAATCGTctgatttgaaaagaaaacaaaatagagaatactacatgggcgcgcgtagatatggaaatTCTCTTccagtgtttaactcgatagcgagtgagatgtcgagttgaacactagaagagaaattccatttctacaagcaaccatgtattgttttgtttatcttaaAAACGCAATAgtcctttactgacaagaaaagtcgactttattaatgaatgaatataAAAATATCGACACTCCGAATAAAAATCATAGCGTGCGTTGGTGCACTCAAGATAAAAACATGCGTTCAA is a window encoding:
- the LOC136280564 gene encoding neurexin-4-like produces the protein MNSSCYFKRGARTFPVTLIILLGIRLASVFACIGDECRIILFEEPISNKVIKGHTIRSEEVPDEGSCRVMCYTEPNCVSINVRLAQGGKYKCELNNATADESKLTFLQETDAYYLAIENPCGSSPCLNNGTCQVGFTSKGFRCVCVHGFVGENCLFRPKSCSDLKRVYPNTKSGPCTIYPDGEGGLQPYNVTCNMTDKNEIGVTVVSHDSESRTLVNGYEGKGSYSRDIHYKGVTVSQLVGLINVSKHCEQFIKYECLASTLNDGFWVSRDSVEMNYWGGATPDPDSPMKCACGMNNTCAIKDTVCNCGTNENWLEDSGLLTEKTHLPVKQLRFGDTGGNTEKGYHTLGKLKCYGIV